The nucleotide sequence TCCATGGGAACTTCACGGAAATTGCCGCCGCTGTTCCGCCCGCCGCTCGATTACCCCGAACAGCCCCTTCACGGCCACCTGAAAGTCTCCCTCGCGCGCTGTCCCGACAAGGTCGCCCTGGTGGACGGCGAAATCGAGCTGACCTTCCGCGAGCTGGACCACCTCTCGAACGCCTGCGCCCACGCCTTTCTCGAAGCGGGCATCGCAAAGGGCGACCGCATCGCGATCTTTCTTCCCAACTCGGCCGCCTTCGAGATTGCCTTCTACGGCGCCTCCAAGGCGGGCGCGGTGGTCACCGCCCTCAACCCCTCCTACAAGGAGGGCGAGGTCCGCTACCAGCTCGCGGATTCGGGCGCGAAGCTGCTCATCACCGAGCCCGAAAAAATCCCGCTCATCGAAAGCGTGCGGAAAGACCTCCCCGATCTGAAGGAGATCATCCTCTGGCACGGAGGGGAGAGCGTCTACCCGGACTTCGAATCGTGGATTCTCTCCCGGCCCATCAGCCCGCCGCCCGAGCCCGATCTTGACCTTCGTGAAGATCTGGCTGCCCTCCCCTACTCGAGCGGCACCACCGGGCTGCCCAAGGGCGTGATGCTCACCCACCGGAACCTGGTGACGAACCACTATGTCTTCAACTCAAACCTGCGGATCACCGAGCAGGACGTGGGCCTTTTGTTTCTGCCCCTCTATCACATCTTCGGCTCTTTGCTGATGGGCGGCTTCACCCTCGCGGGGGTGAAGCAGGTGCTGATGCCGCGCTTCGAGGTGGAGGCGGCCCTGCGGCTCGTCGAGGAGCACCGCGTCACGCTCTTCTTCACGGTGCCGCCCGCCCTTCTCGCGATCCTTCACCACCCCCACCTGGAGAGCTACGACCTCTCCTCGCTGCGGTTCATGCTGAGCGGCGCGGCCCCGCTCCCCCCCGAAGTGCGCCATCAGGTGGAAAAGCGCACCGGCGTCATGACCTTCATGGGATACGGCCTCACCGAGACCGCACCGATCACGCACACGAACCCCGAGGACAAGCACCTCATCAAGGCGGATTCCATCGGGCCGCCCTGCTCGGATGTGGAGCAGAAGATCATGGACACCGAAACCGGCGAGAGAGAGCTGCCCGTCGGCGAGGCGGGAGAACTCGTCCTCCGCGGCCCCAATGTCATGAAGGGCTACTGGAAGGCGCCCGAGGAGACGGCGCAGGTCCTGCGCGACGGCTGGTTCTACACCGGCGACATCGCCAAGGTGGACGAGGAGGGCTACGTCTATATCCTCGACCGGAAAAAGGAAATGATCAAATACAAGGGGTTTTCGGTCGCGCCGGCGGAGCTCGAAGCGATCCTCCACCAGCATCCGGAGGTGGCCGACGCCGCCGTCGTGGGAAAGCCCGACGCCGAGGCGGGGGAGATCCCCAAGGCCTTCGTCGTCCCCAAGCCGGAGAAAAATCCCGCCGCCGATGCGCTGATGGCATTCGTCCGGGACAAGGTGGCGGGCTACAAGCAGGTGCGCGAGGTGGAGTTCATCGATCAGATTCCGAAATCCCCCAGCGGGAAAATTCTGAGAAGGATACTCAAGGAGCGGGCCTAAGCCTGTTCTTTTCTCTCTGACGAAGGAACCGACATGAACAGATTGAACGGCGCCGGACTGTTTCTCGAAACGCTCATTGATGAAGGCGTGAACACGATGTTCGGAAATCCGGGCACGACCGAACTCGGATTGATGGACGCCATGGTGAACGAAAAGCGGCTCAACTACTACCTCTGCCTGCAGGAGGGGGTCGCCTCCGCGGCGGCCGAGGGCTATGCGGTCGCCTCGGGGGGGATCGGTGTCATCAACCTCCACGTCGCCCCCGGCCTCGGGAACGCGATGGGAAACCTCTACAACTCCAAGCGCGCCGGCACCCCCCTGCTCGTCACGGCGGGCAACTGGTCCCAGGCGGGACAGTTCTACGAGGTGACGCTCTTCGATGATCTGACCCGCATCGCGGAACCGCACGTCAAATGGTCCTTCGAGGTGCGGCGGCTGGTGGACCTCGAGGCCGCCGTCCGGCGCGCGATCAAGGTGGCGCTCACCCCGCCGACGGGGCCGGTTTTTCTGTCCCTCCCGGGCGACATCATGCTCGAGGCCGCAGAGGGTCTTCAGGGCAAGCCGACCCGCCTCGATCCCCGGTTTTCCGCCTCGGCGGCGAGCATCCGCCAGGCGGCGGAGACGCTCGCCGCAGCCAAGCGCCCCATCATCGTGGCCGGCTCGCGCGTCACCCGCTCGGGGGCGGAACCCGAACTCGTCCGCCTTGCCGAACTGACCGGTGCGAAGGTCTACGGCGA is from bacterium and encodes:
- a CDS encoding long-chain-fatty-acid--CoA ligase codes for the protein SMGTSRKLPPLFRPPLDYPEQPLHGHLKVSLARCPDKVALVDGEIELTFRELDHLSNACAHAFLEAGIAKGDRIAIFLPNSAAFEIAFYGASKAGAVVTALNPSYKEGEVRYQLADSGAKLLITEPEKIPLIESVRKDLPDLKEIILWHGGESVYPDFESWILSRPISPPPEPDLDLREDLAALPYSSGTTGLPKGVMLTHRNLVTNHYVFNSNLRITEQDVGLLFLPLYHIFGSLLMGGFTLAGVKQVLMPRFEVEAALRLVEEHRVTLFFTVPPALLAILHHPHLESYDLSSLRFMLSGAAPLPPEVRHQVEKRTGVMTFMGYGLTETAPITHTNPEDKHLIKADSIGPPCSDVEQKIMDTETGERELPVGEAGELVLRGPNVMKGYWKAPEETAQVLRDGWFYTGDIAKVDEEGYVYILDRKKEMIKYKGFSVAPAELEAILHQHPEVADAAVVGKPDAEAGEIPKAFVVPKPEKNPAADALMAFVRDKVAGYKQVREVEFIDQIPKSPSGKILRRILKERA